A stretch of the Ascaphus truei isolate aAscTru1 chromosome 4, aAscTru1.hap1, whole genome shotgun sequence genome encodes the following:
- the LOC142493531 gene encoding amine sulfotransferase-like isoform X2 yields MSQATSEPAVPFMIKHRGIYLQTELLVPEYIDSLEHFEIRESDIYVVTYPKSGTIWMQQIMSLILNEGHRNGTESINNIERAPWLETKLPTTEDSNSRPSPRHFTSHLPYFLMPNDLRNKKGKHLLIVVLTTRRCDVAEMRRCRRAVVYGSWFDHVTSWYANKKDFNILFMTYEEMIMDLRSSVLKICRFVGKELDEQALATVIEKATFKNMKHDTVANYTFIPDDVLNKKKGAFVRKGTIGDWKNILTVAQNERFDKVFLEKTNDFPLKLIWDIHEEK; encoded by the exons ATGTCCCAAGCCACCAGTGAGCCTGCTGTCCCTTTTAtgatcaagcacagaggaatttACTTGCAAACTGAACTTCTTGTACCAGAATACATAGATTCACTGGAGCACTTTGAGATCAGAGAAAGTGATATTTATGTGGTTACTTATCCAAAATCCG GAACAATTTGGATGCAGCAGATTATGAGTTTAATTTTGAATGAAGGTCACCGGAATGGAACAGAATCCATTAACAACATTGAAAGGGCCCCATGGCTTGAAACCAAACTTCCCACTACGGAGGATTCTAACAGTCGCCCCTCTCCACGCCACTTTACCTCCCACCTACCTTATTTTCTAATGCCTAATGACCTGAGGAACAAGAAAGGCAAA CATCTTCTGATAGTTGTCTTGACAACACGACGTTGTGACGTCGCAGAGATGAGGCGATGCCGGAGAGCTG TGGTTTATGGTTCTTGGTTTGATCATGTCACGAGCTGGTACGCCAACAAGAAAGACTTCAATATTCTTTTTATGACATATGAGGAAATGATAATG GATCTGAGGTCAAGTGTGCTAAAAATCTGTCGCTTTGTGGGAAAGGAGCTTGATGAACAGGCACTGGCAACTGTTATTGAAAAAGCCACATTCAAAAACATGAAACATGATACAGTTGCAAATTATACATTTATTCCGGACGACGTCTTGAACAAAAAGAAAGGAGCTTTCGTTCGCAAAG GCACCATCGGGGATTGGAAAAATATATTGACTGTGGCACAGAACGAGAGGTTTGATAAGGTTTTTCTGGAGAAGACTAACGATTTTCCGCTCAAATTAATCTGGGATATTCATGAAGAAAAATGA
- the LOC142493531 gene encoding amine sulfotransferase-like isoform X1, translated as MSQATSEPAVPFMIKHRGIYLQTELLVPEYIDSLEHFEIRESDIYVVTYPKSGTIWMQQIMSLILNEGHRNGTESINNIERAPWLETKLPTTEDSNSRPSPRHFTSHLPYFLMPNDLRNKKGKVIYVTRNPKDTLVSYFHFNKIVVKAPQTDNMDDFMENYLSGKVVYGSWFDHVTSWYANKKDFNILFMTYEEMIMDLRSSVLKICRFVGKELDEQALATVIEKATFKNMKHDTVANYTFIPDDVLNKKKGAFVRKGTIGDWKNILTVAQNERFDKVFLEKTNDFPLKLIWDIHEEK; from the exons ATGTCCCAAGCCACCAGTGAGCCTGCTGTCCCTTTTAtgatcaagcacagaggaatttACTTGCAAACTGAACTTCTTGTACCAGAATACATAGATTCACTGGAGCACTTTGAGATCAGAGAAAGTGATATTTATGTGGTTACTTATCCAAAATCCG GAACAATTTGGATGCAGCAGATTATGAGTTTAATTTTGAATGAAGGTCACCGGAATGGAACAGAATCCATTAACAACATTGAAAGGGCCCCATGGCTTGAAACCAAACTTCCCACTACGGAGGATTCTAACAGTCGCCCCTCTCCACGCCACTTTACCTCCCACCTACCTTATTTTCTAATGCCTAATGACCTGAGGAACAAGAAAGGCAAA GTTATTTATGTAACCAGGAATCCAAAAGATACTTTGGTGTCATATTTTCATTTCAATAAAATCGTGGTGAAAGCGCCGCAAACAGACAATATGGATGATTTCATGGAGAACTATTTGTCAGGGAAAG TGGTTTATGGTTCTTGGTTTGATCATGTCACGAGCTGGTACGCCAACAAGAAAGACTTCAATATTCTTTTTATGACATATGAGGAAATGATAATG GATCTGAGGTCAAGTGTGCTAAAAATCTGTCGCTTTGTGGGAAAGGAGCTTGATGAACAGGCACTGGCAACTGTTATTGAAAAAGCCACATTCAAAAACATGAAACATGATACAGTTGCAAATTATACATTTATTCCGGACGACGTCTTGAACAAAAAGAAAGGAGCTTTCGTTCGCAAAG GCACCATCGGGGATTGGAAAAATATATTGACTGTGGCACAGAACGAGAGGTTTGATAAGGTTTTTCTGGAGAAGACTAACGATTTTCCGCTCAAATTAATCTGGGATATTCATGAAGAAAAATGA